A genomic segment from Pistricoccus aurantiacus encodes:
- the truB gene encoding tRNA pseudouridine(55) synthase TruB yields the protein MARRRKGLLVDGVLLLDKPFGLSSNHALQQIRRLYQAQKAGHTGTLDPMATGLLPICFGEATKFSSYLLEADKTYRAQLKLGETTTTGDAEGEMIERRAVPVLSDAVIEEALAGFRGEITQLPPMYSALKHQGRPLYELARQGKTVERAPRRVSVYDIRLLERQSEEFTLEVNCSKGTYIRTLAEDIGRALGCGAHLTALRRIKTGPFTAKGMKSIEALEALADQQAREARLLPVDVLVANLPALDADAENTAGLLQGRPARIDTAGCSAGSLARIYHDGAFLGLVEIKAPGEVLPKRLINTAAADRDSSGGGV from the coding sequence ATGGCGCGACGCCGCAAGGGATTGTTGGTCGATGGCGTACTGCTGCTGGATAAGCCGTTCGGGCTTTCCAGCAACCATGCCCTGCAGCAGATCCGGCGTCTCTATCAGGCGCAGAAGGCCGGCCATACCGGCACCCTCGATCCTATGGCAACCGGGCTCCTGCCGATATGTTTCGGCGAGGCGACCAAGTTCTCAAGCTATCTGCTGGAAGCGGACAAGACCTATCGCGCTCAGCTGAAACTGGGCGAGACCACTACCACCGGGGACGCGGAAGGCGAAATGATCGAACGGCGTGCGGTTCCGGTGCTTTCCGACGCAGTGATCGAGGAGGCTTTGGCGGGTTTTCGCGGCGAGATCACACAGCTGCCGCCGATGTATTCCGCTCTCAAGCATCAAGGGCGGCCGCTTTACGAACTGGCGCGGCAAGGCAAGACAGTCGAGCGTGCGCCACGGCGCGTAAGCGTTTATGATATTCGCCTTCTCGAGCGCCAGTCCGAAGAGTTTACGCTTGAAGTCAACTGCAGCAAGGGCACCTATATTCGTACCCTGGCGGAGGATATCGGTCGCGCCTTGGGCTGCGGGGCGCATCTCACCGCCCTGCGGCGTATCAAGACGGGACCTTTCACGGCGAAGGGAATGAAGAGCATTGAGGCGCTGGAAGCCTTGGCGGATCAGCAGGCCCGCGAAGCGCGGCTATTGCCGGTGGACGTGCTGGTGGCAAATTTGCCTGCCCTTGATGCAGATGCGGAAAATACGGCAGGGTTGTTACAAGGTCGACCGGCGAGAATCGATACCGCCGGTTGTTCCGCTGGCAGTCTGGCAAGAATCTACCATGACGGCGCCTTTCTCGGGCTTGTCGAAATCAAGGCGCCTGGAGAAGTACTTCCCAAACGCCTGATCAATACCGCCGCTGCCGATCGAGATTCGAGCGGTGGCGGCGTCTAG
- the rpsO gene encoding 30S ribosomal protein S15 yields the protein MALTAEKKAEIVKEYGRGDNDTGSPEVQVALLSANINGLQDHFKTNKQDHHSRRGLIRMVNQRRKLLDYLKRKDFERYQSLIQRLGLRR from the coding sequence ATGGCACTGACCGCTGAAAAGAAGGCCGAAATCGTCAAGGAATACGGCCGTGGTGACAACGACACCGGCTCCCCGGAAGTCCAGGTGGCGCTGCTGAGCGCCAATATCAACGGACTGCAGGATCACTTCAAGACCAACAAGCAGGATCACCATTCCCGCCGTGGTCTGATCCGCATGGTCAACCAGCGCCGCAAGCTGCTTGACTACCTCAAGCGCAAGGATTTCGAGCGCTATCAGTCGTTGATTCAGCGGCTTGGCCTGCGCCGCTAA
- the pnp gene encoding polyribonucleotide nucleotidyltransferase, with product MNPVKKTFQYGRSTVTLETGRIARQATGAVQVTMDDTVVLCTVVGKKELKPGQDFFPLSVHYQEKTYSVGKIPGGFFKREGRPTEKETLTSRLIDRPIRPLFPKGFMNEVQVICTVLSADRNQDPDIAAMLGTSAALAISGLPFNGPIGAARVGFDNDKGYFLNPSVEELAGAELNMVVAGTQNAVLMVESEAQELTEDEMLGAVLYAHQEMQVAIQAVNELVKEAGKPKWDWQPAPENTALKEALASGFESKVGDAYRITDKMDRQDAIAAARQEAIVQLAGEEDGRFDADEVGNAFASLEKRVVRSRVLAGEPRIDGRDHKTVRPLDISVGVLPKAHGSALFTRGETQAIVIATLGTLRDSQLIESLEGERKDRFLLHYNFPPYCVGEAGFMGGPKRREIGHGRLARRGVQAMLPSEEDFPYTVRVVSEITESNGSSSMASVCGTSLALMDAGVPLKAPVAGIAMGLVKDADNFAVLTDILGDEDHLGDMDFKVAGTQDGVTALQMDIKIEGINEEIMEVALQQALEARLSILEQMNQVIGQSRSEVSENAPSMATIKIDPEKIRDVIGKGGATIRKICEDTGASIDLDDDGTVRIYADDKSAAKKAIDTVLAITAEAEIGKLYKGKVVRIADFGAFVNIMPGTDGLVHISQIVPERVNNVRDFLNEGDEVVVKVLDIDNRNRVKLSIKEISPEEKATFEAEEVEIS from the coding sequence GTGAATCCGGTCAAGAAAACATTTCAATACGGTCGCAGCACCGTCACCCTGGAAACCGGGCGTATCGCTCGGCAAGCCACCGGCGCCGTACAGGTCACCATGGACGATACCGTGGTGCTGTGCACCGTGGTAGGCAAGAAAGAGCTCAAGCCGGGCCAGGATTTCTTTCCTCTCTCCGTTCACTATCAGGAAAAGACCTATTCCGTCGGCAAGATCCCCGGCGGTTTCTTCAAGCGTGAAGGGCGCCCCACGGAGAAGGAAACCCTGACCTCGCGGCTGATCGACCGCCCGATTCGTCCGCTGTTTCCCAAGGGCTTCATGAACGAGGTTCAGGTCATCTGTACGGTGCTGTCCGCGGATCGCAACCAGGATCCGGATATCGCCGCCATGCTCGGCACCTCCGCGGCGCTGGCCATTTCCGGCCTGCCCTTCAACGGTCCCATCGGCGCCGCCCGGGTGGGATTCGACAATGACAAGGGCTATTTCCTCAATCCCAGCGTGGAAGAGCTGGCCGGTGCCGAACTGAACATGGTGGTAGCGGGAACGCAAAACGCCGTGCTGATGGTGGAATCCGAAGCCCAGGAACTCACCGAAGACGAAATGCTCGGTGCGGTGCTTTACGCCCACCAGGAAATGCAGGTGGCGATTCAGGCCGTCAATGAGCTGGTCAAGGAGGCTGGCAAGCCCAAGTGGGACTGGCAGCCGGCACCGGAAAATACCGCGCTGAAAGAGGCACTGGCCAGCGGTTTCGAATCCAAGGTGGGAGATGCCTACCGCATCACCGACAAGATGGATCGTCAGGACGCCATTGCCGCGGCACGTCAGGAGGCCATTGTCCAGCTGGCGGGGGAAGAGGATGGCAGGTTCGACGCGGACGAGGTCGGCAACGCATTTGCAAGTCTCGAAAAGCGTGTGGTGCGCTCCCGGGTACTTGCCGGGGAGCCACGTATCGACGGTCGCGATCACAAGACCGTACGGCCTCTGGACATCAGCGTCGGGGTGCTACCCAAGGCCCACGGCTCGGCGTTGTTCACTCGGGGCGAAACCCAGGCCATCGTGATCGCCACCCTGGGTACCCTGAGGGATTCACAGCTGATTGAATCCCTAGAAGGGGAGCGCAAGGATCGCTTCCTGTTGCACTACAACTTCCCGCCCTACTGCGTGGGCGAGGCGGGTTTCATGGGTGGCCCCAAGCGTCGCGAGATCGGCCACGGTCGTCTGGCGCGGCGCGGCGTGCAGGCCATGCTGCCTTCCGAAGAAGATTTTCCCTATACGGTGCGGGTAGTTTCCGAGATCACTGAATCCAACGGCTCGAGTTCCATGGCCTCGGTGTGCGGCACTTCTCTGGCGCTGATGGACGCCGGCGTGCCGCTCAAGGCGCCGGTAGCGGGCATCGCCATGGGGCTGGTCAAGGACGCAGACAATTTCGCGGTACTGACAGATATTCTCGGTGATGAGGATCATCTGGGGGACATGGATTTCAAGGTGGCCGGTACCCAAGACGGTGTAACCGCGCTGCAGATGGATATCAAGATCGAAGGCATCAACGAAGAGATCATGGAAGTTGCTCTTCAGCAGGCCTTGGAGGCCCGTCTGAGCATTCTCGAGCAGATGAACCAGGTGATCGGCCAGAGTCGTAGCGAAGTCTCCGAGAACGCGCCCTCCATGGCTACCATCAAGATCGATCCGGAGAAGATTCGCGATGTGATCGGCAAGGGTGGCGCGACCATCCGCAAGATTTGCGAAGACACCGGCGCTTCCATCGACCTGGATGACGATGGCACCGTGCGCATCTACGCGGACGACAAGAGTGCCGCCAAGAAAGCCATCGATACGGTGCTGGCGATCACCGCGGAAGCGGAAATCGGCAAGCTGTACAAGGGCAAGGTAGTGCGGATCGCCGACTTTGGCGCCTTTGTCAATATCATGCCGGGCACCGACGGCCTGGTGCATATCTCGCAGATTGTGCCGGAGCGGGTCAATAACGTGCGGGATTTCCTCAACGAAGGCGACGAGGTAGTCGTCAAGGTACTGGATATCGACAATCGTAACCGGGTCAAGCTTTCCATCAAGGAAATCTCCCCGGAAGAAAAGGCTACTTTCGAGGCTGAAGAAGTCGAAATTTCATAA
- a CDS encoding acetyl-CoA C-acetyltransferase gives MQQDVVIVAARRTPIGTFGGALSGIPASDLGALVIKDILSSTGVSGDQVDEVLLGQVLTAGVGQNPARQSVIKAGLPESVPAMTINKVCGSGLKALHLATQAIRCGDADLILAGGQENMSASPHVLPNSRTGQRMGDWKAIDTMVHDGLWDSFNNYHMGITAENLAEKYGITREEMDEFAAASQQKASEAVESGRFDDEIVPVEIPQRKGDPIVFSKDEGPRAGITAEKLGGMRPAFKKDGTVTAGNASSINDGAAVVMICSAEKAKELGLKPLAHIKAYANAAVDPAIMGIGPAPATRNCLEKAGWSIDDLDLIEANEAFAAQALSVNKELGWDTSKINVNGGAIALGHPIGASGCRVLVTLLHEMIKRDAKKGLATLCIGGGQGVALAIERD, from the coding sequence ATGCAACAAGATGTAGTAATTGTCGCCGCTCGCCGCACGCCGATCGGCACCTTTGGCGGTGCACTATCCGGTATTCCCGCTAGCGACCTGGGTGCGCTGGTCATCAAGGACATTCTTTCCTCGACCGGCGTTTCCGGCGATCAGGTCGACGAAGTGTTACTGGGGCAGGTCTTGACCGCGGGCGTCGGCCAGAACCCGGCGCGTCAATCGGTCATCAAGGCAGGGCTCCCGGAAAGCGTACCCGCCATGACCATCAACAAGGTCTGCGGCTCCGGGCTCAAGGCACTTCACCTGGCCACTCAGGCGATTCGCTGCGGCGATGCGGATCTGATTCTGGCCGGCGGTCAGGAAAACATGTCCGCCTCGCCCCACGTTCTGCCCAATTCCCGCACCGGACAGCGCATGGGTGACTGGAAAGCCATCGATACCATGGTGCACGACGGTCTGTGGGATAGCTTCAACAACTATCACATGGGTATCACCGCGGAAAACCTGGCGGAAAAATACGGTATCACCCGCGAGGAAATGGACGAGTTCGCTGCCGCCTCTCAGCAGAAGGCCTCCGAGGCCGTCGAATCCGGTCGTTTCGACGACGAGATCGTGCCGGTGGAGATTCCCCAGCGCAAGGGCGATCCTATCGTCTTCAGCAAGGATGAAGGCCCTCGCGCCGGCATTACCGCGGAAAAACTCGGCGGCATGCGCCCCGCCTTCAAGAAGGACGGCACCGTCACCGCCGGTAACGCCTCCTCCATCAACGACGGTGCTGCGGTGGTCATGATCTGCTCCGCGGAAAAGGCCAAGGAACTGGGACTCAAGCCGCTGGCGCATATCAAGGCCTACGCCAACGCGGCGGTGGACCCGGCGATCATGGGTATCGGTCCCGCGCCGGCCACACGCAACTGCCTGGAAAAAGCCGGCTGGAGCATCGACGACCTGGATCTGATCGAAGCCAACGAAGCCTTTGCCGCCCAGGCGCTTTCCGTCAACAAGGAACTAGGTTGGGATACCAGCAAGATCAACGTCAACGGCGGTGCCATCGCTCTGGGTCACCCCATCGGTGCTTCCGGCTGTCGCGTGCTGGTCACTCTGCTTCACGAGATGATCAAGCGCGACGCCAAGAAGGGTCTCGCCACCTTGTGTATCGGTGGTGGTCAAGGTGTGGCACTGGCCATCGAGCGCGACTAG
- the panD gene encoding aspartate 1-decarboxylase, producing MQTIMLKAKLHMARVTHAVLNYEGSCAIDGELLDLAGIRENEQIQIYNVEGGQRFTTYAIRAEEGSRIISVNGAAAHLASEKDRVIICSYANYSEAELEDHQPALIYLKEGNVISHTSNAIPVQLA from the coding sequence ATGCAAACCATCATGCTCAAGGCCAAGCTTCACATGGCCCGCGTCACCCATGCCGTTCTCAACTACGAAGGCTCCTGCGCCATCGACGGTGAACTGCTCGACTTGGCGGGTATCCGCGAAAACGAGCAGATCCAGATCTACAATGTGGAAGGCGGACAGCGTTTTACCACCTATGCCATTCGCGCGGAAGAAGGCTCGCGGATCATTTCCGTCAATGGCGCCGCCGCTCATCTGGCGAGTGAAAAGGATCGTGTGATCATCTGTAGCTACGCCAACTACAGTGAAGCCGAACTCGAGGATCACCAGCCTGCTCTGATTTATCTCAAGGAAGGCAACGTCATCAGTCATACCAGCAACGCCATTCCGGTACAGCTGGCCTGA
- the panC gene encoding pantoate--beta-alanine ligase has translation MRTLHEIDALRQALNEARHRGKRIALVPTMGNLHAGHLALVTAARAQADLVVVTVFVNPLQFGLGEDLDAYPRTLAEDQAGLENAGCDLLFAPSTATLYPRGLDSLTRVSVPGISEGLCGASRPGHFDGVATVVTLLFNLVQPDIACFGEKDYQQLAVIRQLVADLHFPVRIVGVPIVRAEDGLALSSRNGYLDAEQRARAPALYRTLQALKVALEQGAPVAQSIGAALEQLRERGFIPDYLEVRRAGDLGPLLDSSREVVILAAAKLGPTRLIDNLTARLPR, from the coding sequence ATGCGCACCCTGCATGAGATCGACGCGCTTCGCCAAGCCTTGAATGAAGCGCGACATCGAGGGAAGCGTATCGCTCTGGTGCCCACCATGGGCAACCTTCACGCGGGACACCTGGCCTTGGTAACGGCCGCTCGTGCTCAGGCCGATCTGGTGGTCGTGACGGTGTTCGTCAATCCGCTACAGTTCGGTCTCGGAGAGGATCTGGATGCCTATCCGCGCACCTTGGCGGAGGATCAAGCGGGTCTAGAAAACGCCGGCTGCGATCTGCTTTTCGCACCGAGCACCGCTACGCTCTATCCTCGCGGCCTCGACAGCCTGACCCGCGTCAGCGTACCCGGCATCAGCGAAGGGCTGTGCGGCGCCAGCCGGCCAGGGCACTTCGACGGCGTCGCCACGGTGGTCACGCTGCTATTCAATCTGGTGCAGCCGGATATCGCCTGCTTCGGCGAGAAGGACTATCAGCAGCTAGCGGTGATTCGCCAACTGGTGGCGGATCTGCACTTCCCGGTCCGAATCGTCGGCGTTCCCATCGTGCGCGCCGAGGATGGCCTGGCGCTATCCTCCCGCAACGGCTATCTCGACGCCGAGCAGCGCGCCAGGGCGCCGGCGCTCTATCGCACTCTGCAAGCGCTCAAGGTAGCGCTGGAACAAGGTGCTCCCGTGGCGCAGTCCATTGGCGCCGCTCTCGAACAGTTGCGCGAGCGGGGTTTCATCCCCGACTACCTGGAGGTTCGCCGCGCCGGGGACTTGGGCCCGCTGCTCGACAGCAGTCGCGAGGTAGTGATACTCGCCGCAGCAAAACTGGGCCCAACTCGCCTGATCGACAATTTGACCGCACGCTTGCCGCGCTAG
- the panB gene encoding 3-methyl-2-oxobutanoate hydroxymethyltransferase: MKTVTLGTLRECKRAGETFSCLTAYDASFAHAASQAGIDVLLVGDSLGMVLQGHASTLPVTLADIRYHTRCVARAKGQSLLMVDLPFMSNSSIERLLQDAGELMRMGAELIKVEGEAWMAEGIRELTRRGVPVCAHLGLTPQTVYQLGGYKVQGRELERAEQIIEDARTLVAAGASVILLECVPASLGKAVRNAVEVPVIGIGAGPDVDGQILVMHDVLGVSAGRSPRFVKNFLKDAADVQDAFRRYHEDVKARRFPAEEHCF, translated from the coding sequence ATGAAAACTGTTACCTTGGGCACGCTCAGGGAATGCAAGCGCGCTGGAGAGACGTTCAGCTGTCTCACCGCCTATGATGCGTCTTTTGCGCACGCGGCCAGTCAAGCCGGTATCGACGTTCTGCTGGTAGGCGATTCCTTGGGCATGGTGCTGCAGGGCCATGCCAGCACCCTGCCGGTCACCTTGGCGGATATCCGCTATCACACTCGCTGTGTCGCCAGAGCCAAGGGACAGAGTCTGCTGATGGTGGATCTGCCTTTCATGAGCAACTCGAGCATTGAGCGACTGCTGCAGGATGCGGGCGAGCTGATGCGCATGGGCGCCGAGTTGATCAAGGTGGAAGGCGAAGCCTGGATGGCGGAAGGTATCCGCGAACTGACGCGGCGCGGCGTACCGGTCTGCGCGCATCTCGGCTTGACGCCGCAGACCGTGTATCAGCTCGGCGGCTACAAGGTGCAGGGTCGGGAGTTGGAGCGCGCCGAACAGATCATCGAGGACGCTCGCACCCTGGTCGCGGCGGGAGCCTCGGTCATCCTGCTCGAATGCGTTCCAGCAAGCCTTGGCAAGGCAGTAAGGAATGCCGTGGAGGTGCCGGTCATCGGCATCGGCGCCGGCCCGGATGTGGACGGACAGATTCTGGTCATGCACGACGTGCTGGGGGTCAGCGCCGGTCGCTCACCGCGCTTTGTCAAGAATTTCCTGAAAGACGCCGCGGACGTTCAGGACGCCTTCCGGCGCTATCATGAAGACGTCAAGGCAAGGCGCTTTCCCGCCGAGGAGCACTGCTTCTGA
- the folK gene encoding 2-amino-4-hydroxy-6-hydroxymethyldihydropteridine diphosphokinase, which translates to MRLPSCAYVGLGSNLDDPRAQVTRAIEELDNIALTRLAGASRCYISRPVGPQDQPDFVNAVVALETRLSPLALLDQLQALEQRHRRVRKRHWGPRSLDLDLLLYDNIVMNTPRLTLPHPYMQQRSFVMLPLAELTREVYLPDGRRISSLAAQFSASDLQPLLP; encoded by the coding sequence ATGCGCTTACCCTCCTGCGCCTATGTCGGCCTGGGCAGCAATCTCGACGATCCGCGAGCTCAGGTGACTCGGGCCATCGAGGAACTGGATAATATTGCCTTGACTCGGCTTGCCGGTGCTTCTCGCTGCTATATCAGCCGCCCGGTCGGGCCTCAGGATCAGCCCGATTTCGTCAACGCGGTAGTGGCGCTGGAGACTCGCTTATCGCCACTCGCGTTGCTCGATCAGCTGCAGGCGCTAGAGCAACGTCACCGGCGCGTGCGAAAGCGCCACTGGGGGCCGCGAAGCCTGGATCTGGATCTGCTGCTGTATGACAATATCGTGATGAACACACCGCGACTCACCTTGCCTCACCCGTATATGCAGCAGCGCAGTTTCGTCATGTTGCCGCTGGCGGAACTGACGAGGGAGGTTTATCTGCCGGATGGACGAAGAATCTCCTCTCTTGCGGCTCAATTCAGTGCGTCGGACTTGCAGCCGCTGTTACCCTGA
- the pcnB gene encoding polynucleotide adenylyltransferase PcnB, translating into MFKGFIRFLQTPGERLKSLFDSQGGASHAAGPHIIPRDEHKVSRRCFSDAALKVLYRLKDGGFEAYLVGGCIRDALLGKTPKDFDVATDATPDQVRELFRNSRIIGRRFRIVHVRFGREVIEVTTFRGRPSDEHGKHIAERSENGMLLRDNVWGNIEEDALRRDFTANALYYSIADFSIHDWAGGARDIENSTLRLIGDPQTRYREDPVRMLRAVRFAAKLGFTIEPATRQPIYDLAPLLLQIPPARLFDEVLKLFLSGHALATFRLLREYGLFAMLFPEAEESISELPWALALFERALDNTDQRIREERPVTPAFLIGALLWPGVTRRRARMEAEGLPVIPALHSAAQQAITRQLQHVSIPKRFSMPMREIWELQQRLPSRRGKRALQTLEHPRFRAAYDFLLLREEAGELAPGLGHWWTAFQEADEHQQRRLLDKVDADPTATARSKKRRKRKRKPRGTQTPSSAQNESRD; encoded by the coding sequence ATGTTCAAAGGATTTATCCGCTTTCTACAAACCCCCGGTGAACGCTTGAAGTCTCTTTTTGACAGCCAGGGCGGTGCCAGCCACGCGGCGGGGCCGCATATCATTCCCCGTGATGAACACAAGGTCTCTCGGCGGTGCTTCTCCGATGCAGCCCTCAAGGTGCTCTATCGCCTGAAGGATGGCGGATTCGAAGCCTACCTGGTGGGCGGCTGTATTCGCGATGCCTTGCTGGGCAAGACTCCCAAGGATTTCGATGTCGCTACCGACGCCACACCGGATCAGGTACGCGAGCTGTTTCGCAATTCGCGTATCATCGGGCGCCGCTTTCGCATCGTCCATGTGCGTTTCGGTCGCGAGGTGATCGAGGTCACTACCTTTCGCGGCCGACCCAGCGATGAGCATGGCAAGCATATCGCCGAGCGGTCCGAAAACGGCATGCTGCTGCGGGACAACGTCTGGGGCAATATCGAGGAAGACGCGCTGCGCCGGGACTTCACCGCCAACGCGCTCTACTACAGCATCGCGGATTTCTCGATCCACGACTGGGCCGGCGGCGCGCGAGATATCGAAAATTCTACCTTGCGCCTGATCGGCGACCCCCAGACTCGTTACCGCGAGGATCCAGTGCGCATGTTGCGCGCCGTGCGTTTCGCCGCCAAGCTAGGTTTCACCATCGAGCCCGCTACTCGGCAGCCGATCTACGACCTTGCCCCGCTGCTTCTGCAGATCCCCCCGGCGCGTCTCTTCGATGAAGTGCTCAAGCTGTTTCTCTCTGGTCATGCGCTTGCCACCTTCCGGCTGCTGCGAGAATACGGCCTGTTCGCCATGCTGTTTCCCGAAGCGGAAGAGTCGATCAGCGAGCTGCCTTGGGCGCTGGCGTTATTCGAACGCGCACTCGACAATACGGACCAGCGAATTCGCGAAGAGCGCCCGGTCACCCCGGCCTTTCTCATCGGCGCCCTCCTGTGGCCGGGGGTGACTCGGCGTCGGGCACGCATGGAAGCGGAGGGTTTGCCCGTCATTCCCGCCCTGCATAGTGCCGCACAGCAGGCCATCACCCGCCAGCTGCAGCACGTCTCGATACCCAAGCGCTTCAGCATGCCCATGCGCGAGATCTGGGAGTTGCAGCAGCGCCTTCCCTCGCGACGCGGCAAGCGCGCCCTGCAGACTCTCGAGCACCCTCGTTTTCGCGCCGCCTACGATTTTCTGCTGCTGCGCGAGGAGGCCGGCGAACTGGCCCCGGGACTGGGCCACTGGTGGACCGCCTTCCAGGAGGCTGACGAGCACCAGCAGCGTCGGCTGCTGGACAAGGTCGATGCAGATCCAACAGCCACAGCGCGATCCAAGAAACGTCGCAAGCGCAAGCGCAAGCCTCGGGGCACGCAAACCCCTTCCAGCGCTCAGAACGAATCTCGGGATTAA
- a CDS encoding sigma-54-dependent transcriptional regulator yields the protein MSRILIVEDEAVIRGALRRLLERHDHQIGEADSVAAAQALDPQRFDLVISDLRLPGEEGTAMIARAAPVPVLIMTSYASMRSAVEALKLGAVDYIAKPFDHEELLATVSRVLEQHAASMPPSMAEHETSAPSEMIGECAAMQVVYERIRKSAPKDVTVLIHGESGTGKELVARSLHRQSKRARAPLICVNCAAIPETLIESELFGHEKGAFTGASAARTGLVEAADGGTLFLDEIGELPLDAQARLLRVLQEGEIRKIGSVETRHVNVRLIAATHRDLHSLSRNGEFRLDLYYRLNVMQIDLPPLREREDDILLIADKLLENACRRHDREGLKLSRAARREIRDSLWPGNVRELENALERGVILAEGHLIHADDLGIAVPPRRRDTGALNFDTADRPPNAAENSLAEDEEDLSLEDYFQHFVLEHQEQMSETELAQKLGISRKCLWERRQRLGIPRKKSARSRAS from the coding sequence ATGAGCCGGATTCTGATCGTTGAAGACGAAGCCGTGATTCGCGGCGCCTTGCGCCGTCTGCTGGAGCGTCATGATCATCAGATCGGCGAGGCGGATAGCGTGGCCGCAGCCCAGGCGCTGGATCCTCAGCGCTTCGATCTGGTCATCAGCGACCTGCGCCTGCCCGGTGAGGAAGGTACCGCCATGATCGCTCGCGCCGCCCCCGTGCCAGTATTGATCATGACCAGCTACGCCAGCATGCGCTCCGCGGTGGAGGCCTTGAAACTCGGCGCGGTGGACTATATCGCCAAGCCCTTCGATCATGAAGAACTGCTGGCCACCGTGTCCCGAGTGCTCGAACAACATGCGGCCAGCATGCCGCCCTCTATGGCCGAGCACGAGACATCGGCGCCTTCGGAGATGATCGGCGAGTGCGCCGCCATGCAGGTGGTCTACGAGCGCATTCGCAAGAGCGCTCCAAAGGATGTGACGGTGTTAATCCACGGGGAGTCCGGTACTGGCAAGGAACTGGTGGCGCGCTCGCTCCATCGTCAAAGCAAGCGTGCCCGAGCGCCGCTGATCTGTGTCAACTGCGCCGCCATTCCGGAGACCCTGATCGAATCCGAACTGTTCGGTCATGAAAAAGGCGCCTTTACCGGCGCCAGCGCGGCGCGCACCGGCCTGGTGGAGGCTGCGGACGGCGGCACCTTGTTTCTCGACGAGATTGGCGAGTTGCCCTTGGATGCTCAGGCCCGTTTACTGCGGGTGCTGCAGGAGGGGGAAATTCGCAAGATCGGCTCGGTGGAGACTCGACACGTCAACGTACGCCTGATCGCCGCTACCCACCGCGATCTGCACAGCCTTTCCAGAAACGGCGAGTTTCGCCTCGACCTCTATTACCGCCTCAACGTGATGCAGATTGACCTGCCGCCGCTTCGCGAGCGAGAAGACGACATCCTGCTGATCGCCGACAAGCTGCTGGAAAACGCCTGCCGTCGCCACGACCGGGAAGGCCTGAAGCTCTCTCGAGCGGCACGCCGGGAAATCCGCGATTCACTGTGGCCCGGCAACGTGCGCGAGCTGGAGAACGCCCTTGAGCGTGGCGTCATCCTTGCGGAAGGCCACTTGATTCACGCGGATGATCTGGGTATCGCCGTACCACCCCGCCGACGCGATACCGGTGCCCTGAATTTCGACACCGCCGACCGACCCCCGAACGCAGCGGAGAACTCTCTCGCCGAAGACGAAGAGGATCTATCTCTGGAGGATTATTTCCAGCATTTCGTACTCGAGCACCAAGAGCAGATGAGTGAAACCGAGTTGGCACAAAAGCTGGGCATCAGCCGCAAGTGCTTATGGGAGCGTCGTCAACGGCTGGGAATTCCGCGCAAGAAAAGTGCTCGCAGCCGGGCGAGTTGA